The DNA sequence gactgggatcaagtcacccctgaaccGACTCTGTTCAGCTAGACAGACTCAGAGCTCAATCAGTACAACTGgccaaccagccccactgcctgcGTCTCCGCCGCTGCCTGGGCCTGTAAGGACCCAGCACCCACAGGAGAGAGACACAAGGAGATAGACGTCAGTCACAGTTGGTGCTTCTGATGCATGAGCTACTAGTGCTTGGAACATGGACCTCAGCTGCACGCAGGGATCCAGGCTCGctcccctgacccctgcacccagcCGAGACCGGGCGGCAGCCGACGCAGGTGGAATTATAGCCCTGCAGCTGGGGTTTGTAGGGAGCCGTTAGAGGCTCAGATCCGTCCCCCAGCAAGGGAGGGTGTTAGCTTCGGCAGCCTAGATAGCGAGGCCAGTACAGGTCATTCACTAATCCCTGAGGTGGGGGGTCGGAGTCTAGAGCTGGGCTCCCAAGCTGCCCGGtcgtggggagggggaaggagccagCCCACCCAGGGCACACAGCCCCCTCGCCCCCTCCTCTGCAGAGCTCCTGCCCGCTGCGTCCCGGCTCCCGGGAGTGGGAGCACGTGGGGGTGGGTGGAGCATGGATCCTGACAGCGTCGCTCTGTCCCCAGGACTCTGAGGAGTGTCCCCAGGAGACCCCGAGCCCAGCAGCCTCCCCCAGGCCTGGTGCACCGGGCCGCGAGGCGCCAGAGATCCCGACACAGGAAGGGCCAGGCTCCGAGGACCCCGAGCTGGGCTCTGACACCAACACCCCGGGCTCCGCGCCCACTGGCAGAGCAGGTGGGTCCCGAGTCACTGGGCAGCTCCAGGGACAGGCTCCAGGGTTGGGCCGCAGCGGTGCTGTGCAGGACTCAGCCCCAGACACAGATGCACAGCCCCaacccctctgcagagagctcagTGAGGAGCCTGTCTGAGTGCTGGGGGGGCCCAGCTCAGTAGTTGCTTGTCTCAGGggaaggggggtgcaggagggaaccAGGGCTCAATGGTGGGGGCTGCCTGACttagcagggggcggggccttgctCCAGGGGGGCTGGTCTGAGTGTCTGGGGGCGGAGTCTGgctcagtgggggtggggctgggtgtatgggggcggggcctggttcagtgggggtggggctgagtgtCTGGGGGCGGAGCCTGACTCCATGGGATGGAGCTGAGTGTctgggggaagggcctggctcagtggggggggctgagtgtctgggggcggggcctggctccaTGAGGTGCTCCCAGTGGGCTCCCCTCACGCTCTGCAGGGGAGCTGccggaggaggtgagcagcagcGAGGATGATGCCGAGGGTCTGCGCCGGCAGCAGCTGCGGGACTCACACCGGGCCCCGTGTGGCCCTGCCGAGCGCCGTGGGGCCGAGGCAGCCGGTGACGGGGAGAGTGGGCTCAGTGTGAATTCGTGCCTGCTGGGCGTGCTGGCGCTGCTGGGCGTCGGGCTCCTGGCCTTCTCCGGTGAGTGAGGCCCTGCGGCTGCTGGGGGGCGGATGGGGCTGACGCCGGCGTCTCCTTCACCATCTGTTTCTCTCCCCAGGTGCCATCTACGACCCTGGGGATGGTAAGTACCGGGGCGGCCTCCTCCTCACTAACCAGCCGTGCCGCTcgccggggctacgcctgtctccAACCCCCAGactccctgctgggggggggcagtgtcattgacacaccaccccccccccccgacgccCTGTGTGGAGCTGCTGAGACGCAGCTCAGCCAGCTGTTCaaatctcctctcctcccttcctgccAGGCCCCACGGAGAGCATGGATCCCGGGGACAGCCCAGATGGGGAGCCGCAGCCACTGGCTGCTGGCGCGAaggtaagtgggggggggggaggggaaggtctcCAGGCCTGAGACTAGCTCGGCGCCCCACTGCCGAACAAGGGGGGTGTCCCCAGCATTGGCTTTGGAGGGAGCAGGGGCCTGGAAATGCAGCCCCAGACATCCCTGCCTTTGTTTCCCAGGCATTCAGGCCTGTACAATACCACCGTGAGATCCCGCCAGCACCACACAATGCGGTCAGCCACCCGCTGGCCCCACcctgctggggaaactgaggcacagagggaggcagggtgggctggggcagagctgagaGGGGAACCCCGGCATCCTGGCTCTCACATGCCCTGTACAGTCACGGAGCCGAGATTTTACCCTCGCTCGCAGGACTGGCTGCCGCAGCCCCCACTGGACCCGGCCGGGGAccgccagagcctgcactccatgAGCTTGCTTCTGGACAAACTGGCCAAGGAGAACCAGGACATCCGGCTCATGCAGGCGGAGCTGCAGGTGGGTGCTTGGGGAAGCCCACGGGGGGCACTGGCGGCATCATATCCTGTCTGCTGTAGCTCTCGGCCAAGGGCAGAGCCAGCTCGTAGCGTGGCCAGGCCCCGGGGTGAGCCGCAGCAGGTCTGTATGGGGTCCGGGAGCCAGCCCTGCGTATCGCCCTGCAGACACGTCGCCCCTTGCCCTGTCTGTGACCGGCTCGCCCGCTCGGTGCGCTGGGACGGCCCCCGGCCAGCACCCGCGGCCCCCGGCTGAGCTCCACGGCGCTCCCGGGGCAATTCCAGCCAGCGCTGGGGGCCGTGTGGATGCAGCTTGGGCCCTTTGCTGTATCTGGGTGGGAGGAGCCTAATGACTAGGCAGGGGGCACCGGAGGGGGGGGTtactcccctccctccttgggggaaggggcccaGCCAAGCAGGGACTTGGCCCTTCCCGGTGCCCTAGGTCGGCCAGGGGGCTGTTTGCCTCCCCCAGGCTTGGACCCGtctgccctgaccccgcccccccgGTGTCCGCAGGCACAGAAGGACGAGCTCCAGGCCCTGCTGCAGAAGAGCGAGGGGGAGAAGGCGTCGGCCggctcccagcagcagagccTGGCCGGGGAGAACGCGCGGCTCCACCAGGCGCTGCAGCGGGCGGCGGAGGCTCACCGCTCCGCCCAGGCCGAGCTGCAGGTGCTGCGGGAGCAGCTGCAGGGCCTGGAGCGGGAGGGCGCGGCCGAGACCCCGCGGCCCCaggaggagcagctgctgcaccAGGAGCTGGCCAAGCAGCGTGGGCTGCTGGGCTCCGTGTGGCGGGAGCTGGAGGGGGCCCTGCAGCgagcccggggctccggcgggaTGGAGCAGCTGCGGGTGGAGCTGGCCGGTGTGGAGCAGCGGCTGGCACAGGAGCTGCAGCGGGtggagagctgggaacagaactacAGCGAGGGGCGCGGTGGGGAAGGCCGAGGGGCCACGGAGCCGTCCCGCCCCCCCCGGCAGGAACCACCCAAAGCTGACAAGAAGGACGGGGGGTGGCACAAGAGGCCGGAAGCCAGAGAGGAGCGTAGGCGTCGGCACGGggacccagggggcagggagcaggatggtGCCAAGCGCCCGAAGCGCCGGgagcagcccgagccccacagccGCCAGGGGCCGCGGGACACCAAGCCGGCCAAGGACCAGAACGGGCAGCGGCGGGCGGGCGGTGGGAAGGGGGCGCCCCGCGGGTCCCACGAGCACAACGTCTTCTGGGAGCCGCCCCGGCTGCAGCGGTACCGGGCGCCCCAGGGCTGCGCGGGCGTGGCCGACTGCGCCCGCCAGGAGGGGCTGGAGCTATTTGGGGCCGAGCTGGCGCCCGTGCAGAAGGGGCAGTtcctgcagctgctgcagggctacatggccgggctgggctgggggcagcactACGCGGGGCTGGTGGCCCAGCTGGACGGCGCCTTCGCCAGCGACGGCACCTTCGCCCACGACCGCCTGCGCTTCCGCCACTTCGTGGAGGACGTGGAGGAGCTACTGGAGGAGCTGGcggagcaggagcagggtgacGAGGAGGCGGCCGATGACTTCGAGGAATATGTGCTGCGGCACTACGGTGGGGACGGGTGAGcctgccctcttcccctcccccccccaagccctaTGGCGGGAGGGGTgagcccacccccttcccccccggcccCTATGGCAGGAGGGTgagcctgcccccttccccgaggcACAGCAGAGCATGGGTGCCGTGTCCGCGGGTGGGGGTGCTCGATGTGGGGGCCTGCAGCGGGGTCAGGCCAGGCAGCAGGGGCATGGAGGTGGCTCTGTgcatgcaggggaggggagttggggctgcccagtatgtgggggggggttgccctTTCTGCTCCCCACGAGCCCCTCCCCGGTAACCCGCCCCATGCGTTTGGACTTGCAGCTTCaccaagaaggagagagagcGGCGCCGTGCAAAGCAGCAGAGCAAGGAGCTCCGTGGGCACGGGCCCCCGCGGGACAGGGACGGCCACCATGGGAAGGAGAACAGCCCGCCAGACAAAGGCTAGAGCCGGGGAGGCGGTGCCAGCCCAGCCgggccccacccagccctgtaGTTTGTAGGGGACAGCGGCCAGTGCCCCATAGGGACGCAATGCTTGTTCTGATGGGCCGTGTCCCAGGctaggggggctgggagggagcgaCCCCTGGGGGAAGGTGATGCTCCCTCTAAATCCGTATGGCCAGAGTTCGATCCGAGCCCACAGCCATCGGCCCCTGCCCAGCATGCCAGCTCTGCAAATGGCACACCCCAGTGAGATGCCAATGCGCCTGCCGTCAGGCAGAGGCCCCTTCCCATGGCTGAGTTGGGGGGCTGAGCCGTGACAAAGGGATAGGGGGCATTGGCGGGTTTCCTTGGGACACCAGGTTCCCCCTGGTGCTGTGCCATGGGGCTCCCCACGGCACCCTCCACCCTACCACCTGCTCTGTCCCTTCCAGGTGCCAAGGGGCCCGATTTccctggcatggggccagggctcccACGTGCACCCACCCACTGGTGGGTAACAGtgttcccctgctgctgcctggcttCGTGCCCACTCCACTGCCATCCCCAGCACCGAGTCATGCTGGATCCCCCCCATGCCCTCTGGCGGGCCACGTGGggccccctctctgctccccacccagGCTCCCTCGGCACCACTGCCCCGCGTGTGATGTTGCACTTTGCTAGAAACAAATAAACTCGCTGTTGGGAAGCTCCTGAGACTGGCCACTGTTGAGTGGGGCGGGGCTccgtgcggcgctgggggggggacacagctTCCCAGGGTCGGCAGCACCGGGCCCCCTGCCCGCCCGGCTCCCTGGGCGGCGCTGCCGTGGTGCCCGTTTCGTTGGGGGACTGGGGATGGAGCCCAGCAAATGATGCCAGAGTCCTGGCTCAGGCAATGCCCGGTGAGACGCCTCCtttgccattcccagcccctcccctcctggggACCCCAGCCAGCCCGCCCCACATCAGCCCAGCAGAGCCCATTGTGGTCTTCCATCCCGCCCCCCCACCGtccagcccaggccagagaacccAGCCAGGGATTCCTGTGTCCAGCCTGGCCCCCCTCTCCCTGTAAGCTGGGCCCTTCactccagctccccagccctgttctCCTCTGGGGTGTAGGGACAGCTCCTCCCAGCTCcctggggttgggggttccctggacACACCCTGGGGTCAAGCTTCTCACCACCAGGGGCCCTTAGCGTGGGGAAACCTCGTCTCTGCTGCCCTCGATCAGCTCCCAGCCCGTGGCCCCAGCGCCTGCCCCTGCTCTCCGGGCTGCGCGCGGGGGCTGCTTTTGGCACCTGGCTGGAGCCGTGGGGGTCGGGCTGgttgccctgggctgcagccggacacaccacagctgtggctggttttAAAGGGCTCGAGGGCCAGATCTCACCTTGACAAAAGCTGCCCCATGGCTCCGCTGCCCTCGGAGCTGGAGCTaggccaggctgggactgagaccgggagggagctgcagccaccccgGTGCCCTCGGCACAGGAGGACCAGAGCATCATGGCCCAGCCCTGGCAGGGGCCCTTAGCATCTGGCTGCACTGCAGTGAAAGACCCACGGCTTCAGCCTTCGGTCGTAAAGCAAaagtacgtttctagccctcgtggctgtggagaaagcttccaGATGTGACCCCCGTGCACCCTAACGGCTCAGCAACCAGGCCAGGCACAGGAACTCCAAAGCTCTTCTTTGTGCACCAGCGCAGGCTCGTTGGGGAGCCTGACTCCTGACCACCGGGGATGGTAATCCTGCCGGTGTGCAGTGCGGGGACCAGACTCCTGCAGCCTGTGCTGGGAGGGGACCCCTGCCCGGCAGGCTCAGAGGAGTGGGGCTTTCTGCCTGCACTGAGCCCCGCAACGCCTCGCTCTGTCTCCCGGGGTGCTGTCCTGTCGCCCTCAAGCCCCGGCTCTCGCAAACTAGCCGAATGCCACGGTCAGAAACGCTGGCCCGTTAGCGCGAGGAGCCAGGGGGACTCTGAGTTCAGCCCCCAGCCAAGCCTCGGGGAGCGATGCCTGGCCTGGGGGACACAGGGCAGCTCAGTGCAAGCCCCACCATGGGCCTGCCCCACGTGCTGGCCGCCGGGGCGGGGGTGATTGGGATGGGACGCCTGGGCTGCCATCAGAGAAAGTAACGGGGGGCTGAGAATCTGGAGCCCCTTGTGAGGGGCACAGCCGGGGGGTGAGGGGCTCAGCGGCGCGCGCTCCCCTGGCAGTAGGTGCTGGCCCAATGTCACTGGGGTGCTGGGGGCctctgctgggggcggggctcaggagggggcgctgttccggggggcggggctcaggaggggacgctgtgctgcaggggggcggggctcaaGAGGGGGCGCTGTGttggggggcggggctcaggagggggcgctgttccggggggcggggctcggggggggcgCCGTGTTTTGGGAGGGGGTCTGTTTCCAATGGAGTGAGCTGCAGGGGGGGGCTAGTCTCGG is a window from the Malaclemys terrapin pileata isolate rMalTer1 chromosome 21, rMalTer1.hap1, whole genome shotgun sequence genome containing:
- the PBXIP1 gene encoding pre-B-cell leukemia transcription factor-interacting protein 1 isoform X1, which codes for MAENSDSRDSDNSWVIAGSEGLPVETVGPELGTVAQTPVDEEPAGHALPKGHSAEDVHTAGASPGRKSEGSQLNTSPGLEEAEFKDSEECPQETPSPAASPRPGAPGREAPEIPTQEGPGSEDPELGSDTNTPGSAPTGRAGELPEEVSSSEDDAEGLRRQQLRDSHRAPCGPAERRGAEAAGDGESGLSVNSCLLGVLALLGVGLLAFSGAIYDPGDGPTESMDPGDSPDGEPQPLAAGAKDWLPQPPLDPAGDRQSLHSMSLLLDKLAKENQDIRLMQAELQAQKDELQALLQKSEGEKASAGSQQQSLAGENARLHQALQRAAEAHRSAQAELQVLREQLQGLEREGAAETPRPQEEQLLHQELAKQRGLLGSVWRELEGALQRARGSGGMEQLRVELAGVEQRLAQELQRVESWEQNYSEGRGGEGRGATEPSRPPRQEPPKADKKDGGWHKRPEAREERRRRHGDPGGREQDGAKRPKRREQPEPHSRQGPRDTKPAKDQNGQRRAGGGKGAPRGSHEHNVFWEPPRLQRYRAPQGCAGVADCARQEGLELFGAELAPVQKGQFLQLLQGYMAGLGWGQHYAGLVAQLDGAFASDGTFAHDRLRFRHFVEDVEELLEELAEQEQGDEEAADDFEEYVLRHYGGDGFTKKERERRRAKQQSKELRGHGPPRDRDGHHGKENSPPDKG
- the PBXIP1 gene encoding pre-B-cell leukemia transcription factor-interacting protein 1 isoform X2, which translates into the protein MCTRASGASPGRKSEGSQLNTSPGLEEAEFKDSEECPQETPSPAASPRPGAPGREAPEIPTQEGPGSEDPELGSDTNTPGSAPTGRAGELPEEVSSSEDDAEGLRRQQLRDSHRAPCGPAERRGAEAAGDGESGLSVNSCLLGVLALLGVGLLAFSGAIYDPGDGPTESMDPGDSPDGEPQPLAAGAKDWLPQPPLDPAGDRQSLHSMSLLLDKLAKENQDIRLMQAELQAQKDELQALLQKSEGEKASAGSQQQSLAGENARLHQALQRAAEAHRSAQAELQVLREQLQGLEREGAAETPRPQEEQLLHQELAKQRGLLGSVWRELEGALQRARGSGGMEQLRVELAGVEQRLAQELQRVESWEQNYSEGRGGEGRGATEPSRPPRQEPPKADKKDGGWHKRPEAREERRRRHGDPGGREQDGAKRPKRREQPEPHSRQGPRDTKPAKDQNGQRRAGGGKGAPRGSHEHNVFWEPPRLQRYRAPQGCAGVADCARQEGLELFGAELAPVQKGQFLQLLQGYMAGLGWGQHYAGLVAQLDGAFASDGTFAHDRLRFRHFVEDVEELLEELAEQEQGDEEAADDFEEYVLRHYGGDGFTKKERERRRAKQQSKELRGHGPPRDRDGHHGKENSPPDKG